One region of Chelonoidis abingdonii isolate Lonesome George chromosome 14, CheloAbing_2.0, whole genome shotgun sequence genomic DNA includes:
- the LOC116822002 gene encoding olfactory receptor 6N1-like codes for MHEGGTHIHFLEKEGENKTYITEFILLGFGNLPELQTPFFVLFLVIYLLTMAGNILILVLIVADQHLHTPMYFFLGNLSCFETFYTSTILPRMLASLLTGDRTISVGGCITQLYFFGFLVAVECFLLSIMSYDRYLAICKPLHYASLMNSKFCIKLVVGSWIGGFTSIAILIFMMSQLTFCGPNEIDHFLCDFTPVIKLSCSDTTLIILVTFIITAIFTLPLFLLTLASYVSIISTILSIPSTSGWRKAFSTCSSHLTVVTIYYGTLIIVYMSPDTDSLRDLNKVFSLCYTVLTPMANPLIYSLRNKEVKKALKKVTSKCLVLTGTQKE; via the coding sequence ATGCATGAAGGAGGAACCCATATACACTTCTtggagaaagaaggggaaaataaaacCTATATCACAGAATTCATCCTTCTGGGATTTGGAAATCTCCCTGAACTGCAGACCCCCTTCTTCGTGCTGTTTCTAGTGATCTACCTTCTGACCATGGCCGGGAACATCCTTATCCTTGTGCTAATTGTGGCTGATCAGCACCTGCatacccccatgtacttcttcctgggaaACCTGTCCTGCTTTGAGACCTTCTACACCTCCACGATCCTGCCCAGGATGCTGGCCAGTCTCCTGACTGGGGACAGAACCATATCTGTGGGGGGCTGCATCACTCAGCTgtatttctttggttttcttGTGGCAgttgaatgttttcttttatcCATTATGTCCTATGATCGGTATTTAGCAATTTGCAAACCCCTGCATTATGCATCCCTTATGAACAGCAAATTCTGCATCAAGCTAGTAGTTGGGTCTTGGATAGGTGGATTCACATCTATTGCCATCTTAATATTTATGATGTCCCAATTAACATTCTGTGGCCccaatgaaattgaccatttcCTTTGTGATTTCACCCCAGTGATTAAACTTTCCTGCAGTGACACCACCCTGATCATACTAGTGACCTTCATAATTACTGCCATATTCACCCTGCCCCTATTTCTATTAACCTTGGCATCCTATGTTTccatcatctccaccatcctgagtATCCCTTCCACCAGTGGGTGGAGGAAAGCATTTTCCACGTGTTCCTCTCACCTCACTGTGGTTACAATCTATTATGGGACTTTAATCATTGTCTACATGTCACCGGATACTGACTCACTGCGAGACCTCAACAAAGTCTTCTCCCTCTGCTACACTGTCCTGACTCCCATGGCCAATCCCCTTAtatacagcctgagaaacaaagaggtcAAGAAGGCCTTGAAAAAAGTCACCAGTAAATGTCTAGTGCTCACAGGAACTCAGAAGGAGTGA